One genomic segment of Vibrio fluvialis includes these proteins:
- a CDS encoding VOC family protein gives MIKIHGLDHIVLRTTKLDQMLHFYQTILGCQLERELPQGLTQLRAGNALIDIVTVDSELGQLGGKAPEQDGRNVDHFCLQITPVDEGELTAFLDGHNIPHSDFAKRYGAQGFGRSVYLDDPEGNVVELKPYVDN, from the coding sequence ATGATCAAGATACACGGGCTGGACCACATAGTGCTGCGCACTACCAAACTGGATCAGATGCTGCATTTTTATCAAACCATACTGGGCTGTCAGCTTGAACGGGAATTGCCGCAGGGGCTCACACAGCTTCGTGCGGGCAATGCGCTGATCGATATCGTGACCGTAGATAGCGAGCTCGGGCAACTGGGCGGTAAAGCGCCTGAGCAGGACGGACGCAATGTCGATCATTTTTGCTTGCAGATTACGCCAGTCGATGAAGGGGAACTGACGGCCTTTCTCGATGGTCACAATATTCCGCATTCGGATTTCGCCAAGCGTTATGGCGCGCAAGGTTTTGGGCGCTCAGTATACCTTGATGATCCCGAAGGCAATGTCGTGGAGCTGAAGCCCTACGTAGACAATTAA
- a CDS encoding GNAT family N-acetyltransferase yields the protein MNILPITSHQAHLLVPIFSELERYYFGQDAASECDILDYLQHGLFADHSGVRLVAASVNDQIVGFATYTIMYPAPRLSGQMYMKDLFVSQQARGLGVGEQLMKYLAREALDKQCLRLDWTAETTNPGAAAFYQKIHAAQVAEKQYFRFEGDALKAFAKA from the coding sequence GTGAACATTCTCCCGATCACTTCGCATCAAGCTCACTTGCTGGTGCCCATTTTTTCAGAGCTCGAACGTTACTATTTTGGTCAGGATGCGGCGAGCGAATGCGATATTCTTGATTATCTGCAACACGGTCTGTTCGCTGATCATTCCGGAGTCCGCTTGGTTGCGGCCAGTGTAAATGATCAGATAGTTGGTTTTGCCACGTACACCATTATGTATCCCGCGCCGCGTTTGTCCGGGCAGATGTATATGAAAGATTTGTTTGTATCGCAGCAGGCGCGAGGGCTCGGTGTGGGCGAGCAGTTGATGAAATACCTTGCCAGAGAAGCGCTGGATAAACAGTGTTTGCGCCTCGACTGGACCGCGGAAACCACCAACCCGGGTGCGGCGGCGTTTTATCAGAAAATTCATGCCGCCCAAGTGGCGGAAAAACAGTATTTTCGCTTTGAAGGTGATGCGCTCAAGGCGTTTGCCAAGGCATAA
- a CDS encoding tRNA (adenine(22)-N(1))-methyltransferase — MKLSKRLQTLDSLVTQHYDHIWDCCCDHGFLGMTLLKRQAATQVHFVDIVPDLMDLLHQRLERYFPRQAGFDWQIHCQDVGTLPLAQHEGKHLVIIAGVGGDLMSELVKAIIHAHPNTTIEFLLCPVHHTYTLRSLLQELGAQCISETLLEENGRYYEVLHVVTRSQTHQHRSLSKVGEQIWQQSDQQRELAKRYHAKLLAHYARMQQSTPDKVAPILKAYQAITFDD, encoded by the coding sequence ATGAAACTGAGTAAACGCCTGCAAACCCTTGATAGCCTCGTCACACAACACTATGACCACATCTGGGACTGCTGTTGTGACCACGGATTTTTGGGCATGACGTTGCTAAAACGTCAGGCGGCCACGCAAGTGCATTTCGTCGATATAGTGCCGGACTTGATGGATTTACTGCACCAGCGTCTGGAGCGCTATTTTCCGCGTCAAGCCGGGTTTGACTGGCAGATACATTGCCAGGATGTCGGCACTTTGCCTCTTGCTCAACATGAGGGAAAGCATCTGGTGATCATCGCCGGCGTTGGCGGAGATTTAATGTCAGAGTTGGTTAAAGCGATTATTCATGCTCATCCGAATACGACGATCGAGTTTCTGCTGTGTCCGGTCCATCACACATACACCTTGCGCTCTCTGTTACAGGAATTAGGCGCGCAGTGCATCAGCGAAACCTTGCTGGAAGAGAACGGCCGTTATTACGAAGTGCTGCACGTAGTGACTCGTTCTCAAACGCATCAACATCGTAGCTTGAGCAAGGTCGGAGAACAGATCTGGCAGCAATCCGATCAGCAGCGCGAGCTAGCCAAACGCTATCATGCCAAGTTGCTGGCACACTATGCCCGCATGCAACAGAGTACGCCCGACAAAGTCGCGCCCATTCTGAAGGCCTATCAGGCAATCACATTTGACGATTAA
- a CDS encoding glucose 1-dehydrogenase translates to MNKVVIVTGGSRGIGAATSKLLAKQGYAVCVNYRANQASADQVVGAITDMGGRAFAMQADVANEQEVEALFAATEQRFGVVTHLVNNAGILDKQSRLADMSLERFNHVMNTNVTSCFLCCREALKQMPSGGAIVNVSSAASRSGAPFEYVDYAASKGAMDSLTKGLSLEVAEQGIRVNGVRPGFIYTEMHADGGEPGRVDRLAPNIPLKRGGTSEEVANAIAWLLSEEASYVTGSFIDLAGGR, encoded by the coding sequence ATGAATAAAGTTGTGATTGTGACTGGCGGAAGCCGGGGTATTGGAGCGGCAACGTCTAAGTTGCTCGCAAAACAAGGGTATGCGGTGTGTGTCAACTACCGTGCGAATCAGGCCAGTGCCGATCAAGTGGTGGGTGCCATTACCGACATGGGCGGTCGCGCGTTTGCCATGCAGGCCGATGTAGCCAATGAGCAGGAGGTCGAAGCGCTTTTCGCTGCTACTGAGCAACGTTTTGGCGTGGTGACGCATCTGGTCAATAATGCGGGCATATTGGATAAGCAGAGCCGATTGGCAGACATGAGCCTCGAACGGTTTAACCATGTGATGAACACGAATGTGACCAGCTGCTTTTTATGTTGCCGGGAAGCTCTTAAACAGATGCCTTCTGGTGGCGCGATTGTGAACGTCTCTTCTGCGGCTTCACGCAGCGGCGCACCATTCGAATATGTTGACTATGCTGCATCGAAAGGCGCGATGGACTCATTGACCAAAGGGTTGTCGCTGGAAGTGGCCGAACAGGGCATCCGCGTGAATGGCGTCCGTCCGGGCTTTATCTATACGGAGATGCATGCCGACGGCGGCGAACCGGGACGCGTGGATCGGCTGGCGCCTAACATTCCATTGAAACGGGGCGGTACTTCGGAAGAAGTCGCGAATGCTATCGCGTGGTTGCTGTCAGAGGAAGCCTCGTATGTGACCGGATCGTTTATTGATCTTGCCGGTGGGCGTTAA
- the cyaB gene encoding class IV adenylate cyclase: MSQSHFSGRYEVELKYRIASKAQFLKRLSQIPHDIMLEDNYERDDYFDTPQRTLREQSKALCIRDMQPSGNRLWIVKGPGDDRCQATNITDVEAAKSMLVTLGYECVLTMQKTRSIYFVGDFHITVDVLPGIGEFAEFAIMTDDDSALEQYRAQLLELAATFGLTEQQREHHSYRTLFELHHNTKAS, translated from the coding sequence ATGAGTCAATCTCATTTTTCGGGTCGTTATGAAGTGGAGTTGAAATATCGCATCGCTTCTAAAGCCCAGTTTCTTAAACGGTTAAGCCAGATCCCGCATGACATTATGCTGGAAGACAATTACGAGCGTGATGACTATTTCGATACGCCGCAACGTACTTTGCGTGAGCAGAGTAAAGCGCTGTGCATTCGTGACATGCAGCCATCCGGTAACCGCTTGTGGATTGTAAAAGGGCCGGGTGATGACCGCTGTCAGGCAACCAATATTACTGATGTCGAAGCCGCGAAAAGCATGCTCGTCACCTTGGGTTATGAATGTGTGTTAACGATGCAAAAGACTCGCAGTATCTATTTTGTCGGCGATTTTCACATTACGGTCGATGTCCTGCCGGGAATCGGAGAATTTGCCGAGTTCGCCATTATGACGGATGACGACAGCGCGCTTGAACAATACCGTGCGCAGCTCCTCGAACTGGCTGCGACGTTTGGATTAACGGAGCAGCAGCGCGAGCATCATTCCTACCGTACGCTGTTTGAGCTCCATCATAATACCAAGGCATCCTAA
- a CDS encoding GNAT family N-acetyltransferase, with protein sequence MEIAVDNLQGSGVVRLLEEHLADMYATSPPESVHALDVEALKHPSITFWAAKDDGEVLGCVALKELDAQHGEIKSMRTSSVARNRGVASQLLSHLINEAKVRGYQKLSLETGSETFFIPARTLYEKNGFRYCEPFANYQPDPNSKFMTRDLVDK encoded by the coding sequence ATGGAGATTGCAGTCGATAATTTACAAGGTTCAGGCGTTGTTCGTCTGTTGGAAGAACATCTGGCGGACATGTACGCCACATCACCACCAGAAAGTGTACACGCTCTGGATGTCGAAGCGCTCAAACACCCTTCAATTACCTTTTGGGCAGCGAAAGATGACGGTGAAGTGCTCGGCTGTGTTGCGCTGAAAGAGTTGGACGCGCAGCATGGGGAAATCAAATCGATGCGAACCTCATCGGTGGCCCGTAATCGCGGTGTGGCATCGCAGCTTTTATCACATTTGATCAACGAAGCTAAGGTTCGTGGTTATCAAAAATTGAGCCTGGAAACCGGGTCTGAAACGTTTTTTATTCCGGCGCGTACGCTGTATGAGAAAAACGGCTTTCGCTACTGCGAGCCTTTTGCCAATTACCAACCAGACCCAAACAGCAAGTTCATGACGCGTGATCTGGTCGATAAATAA
- a CDS encoding isochorismatase family protein, protein MLGKHNTGLIVVDIQGRLAQIVQHSDALIHNVKALIQGAQILELPIIWLEQNPHKLGETHPELCELLLRSSQPIEKFHFGAGKETAFVDAINRTGATNWLVCGIEAHICVYQTVCGLLADGLHVEVVQDCVSSRAEANLALGLHKMAQLGAHLTSVEMCLYELVEDCRAAEFKPILQLIK, encoded by the coding sequence ATGCTCGGTAAACACAATACTGGCCTTATCGTGGTCGACATTCAGGGCCGATTAGCGCAAATCGTTCAACACAGTGATGCTCTGATTCACAACGTGAAAGCGCTGATACAGGGCGCACAGATTCTGGAATTGCCAATCATCTGGCTGGAGCAAAATCCGCACAAGCTCGGAGAAACGCATCCGGAATTGTGTGAACTGTTGTTGCGTAGTTCACAACCCATTGAAAAATTTCACTTTGGTGCAGGAAAAGAAACGGCTTTTGTGGACGCGATCAACCGCACCGGGGCCACAAACTGGCTGGTGTGTGGTATCGAAGCGCACATTTGTGTTTACCAGACCGTTTGCGGATTGCTCGCGGATGGCTTGCACGTTGAAGTGGTGCAGGACTGCGTCTCCTCACGTGCTGAAGCCAACTTAGCGCTGGGGCTGCACAAAATGGCCCAACTCGGTGCGCACCTTACTTCAGTGGAAATGTGTCTTTATGAGCTGGTGGAAGATTGTCGCGCTGCGGAGTTTAAACCTATATTGCAGCTGATTAAGTAA
- a CDS encoding HAD family hydrolase, with product MTSIYLFDWGDTLMVDNPSQTGKMCDWPSVEATPQALEALRMLSLHAEIYIATNADDSSEEDIQRAFARVGLDEFIQGYFCKQTLGIAKGTPEFFERILDRLDAIAADVTMVGDTLDKDVFPALDAGMQAIWYNPSHQMADKPYSGAMIHSLAELIEE from the coding sequence ATGACGTCTATTTACTTGTTCGACTGGGGAGATACCCTCATGGTCGATAATCCATCTCAGACGGGAAAAATGTGTGACTGGCCAAGTGTTGAAGCTACTCCTCAAGCGCTGGAAGCGCTGCGAATGCTCAGCCTGCATGCCGAAATTTACATTGCTACCAATGCGGATGATTCAAGTGAAGAAGACATTCAAAGAGCGTTTGCGCGTGTCGGGCTGGATGAATTCATTCAGGGCTATTTTTGCAAACAGACGCTTGGCATTGCCAAAGGTACGCCAGAATTTTTTGAACGGATTTTGGACCGCTTGGATGCCATTGCAGCTGACGTCACCATGGTGGGTGATACCCTAGATAAAGATGTGTTCCCCGCACTCGATGCTGGCATGCAGGCCATCTGGTATAACCCTTCTCATCAGATGGCGGACAAGCCGTACTCTGGTGCGATGATCCATTCGTTGGCAGAACTGATAGAAGAGTAG
- a CDS encoding DUF924 family protein, which produces MYQSVLTFWFNELTPEMWWKKDVSLDDQIRDRFTPLHEQAVKGELFHWRQCPQGALAEVIVLDQFSRNIFRDTPKAFAQDPQALTLAQFAIEKGFHKQLTKSEQVFLYLPFMHSESRLIHAAAMDLYSELGEQVNLDFEMQHKAIIERFGRYPHRNAILGRQSTAEELEFLKLPNSAF; this is translated from the coding sequence ATGTATCAAAGTGTTCTGACTTTCTGGTTCAACGAGCTGACCCCTGAGATGTGGTGGAAAAAGGATGTTTCGCTCGACGATCAAATTCGTGACCGTTTTACACCGTTGCATGAGCAAGCGGTAAAAGGCGAGCTGTTTCATTGGCGACAATGCCCGCAAGGTGCGTTGGCTGAAGTCATCGTGCTCGATCAGTTCTCGCGTAATATTTTTCGCGATACGCCCAAAGCGTTTGCACAGGATCCGCAGGCGCTGACGCTTGCGCAGTTTGCGATTGAAAAGGGCTTTCACAAGCAACTGACTAAAAGTGAGCAGGTGTTCCTTTACCTGCCATTCATGCACAGCGAATCGCGTTTGATTCATGCCGCCGCCATGGATCTCTATAGCGAGCTTGGCGAGCAAGTGAATCTTGATTTTGAAATGCAACATAAAGCGATCATTGAACGCTTTGGTCGCTATCCGCATCGCAATGCGATTTTAGGCCGGCAATCGACCGCAGAGGAGCTGGAATTTCTCAAGCTGCCAAACTCTGCGTTCTAG
- a CDS encoding GNAT family N-acetyltransferase gives MLTLQPMQPQHLTQVAELHVADEQVKFVGTIDEILVNIDDKIHPHLMLADGQVVGFFLIDTLYSQQYDFAGSHHLGLRAFFVSQQAQGNGYGKQAARLLKEYLQRLYPQFHRIYLTVNCKNPGARHCYLGGGFEDTGELYLGGAAGPQHIMQLDLS, from the coding sequence GTGCTGACTCTTCAACCGATGCAACCGCAACATCTCACTCAGGTTGCAGAACTTCATGTGGCCGATGAACAAGTGAAGTTTGTCGGTACGATTGACGAAATTCTGGTCAACATCGATGACAAAATTCATCCGCACCTGATGTTGGCGGATGGCCAAGTGGTGGGCTTTTTTCTCATCGATACCCTCTATAGTCAACAATACGATTTTGCTGGTAGCCATCATCTCGGTTTGCGAGCTTTCTTTGTCTCTCAACAAGCGCAGGGGAATGGATATGGTAAACAGGCGGCCCGGTTACTGAAAGAGTATTTGCAGCGCCTTTATCCTCAGTTTCATCGCATTTATCTCACGGTGAATTGTAAAAACCCCGGTGCGCGCCACTGCTATCTTGGCGGCGGATTCGAAGACACTGGTGAGTTGTATCTCGGTGGTGCAGCAGGGCCGCAACACATTATGCAGCTTGACCTGTCGTGA
- a CDS encoding class I SAM-dependent methyltransferase, with product MKTDYDAIAEDWNRLRTHLPAPDLALFELFRCYIPPQGRVLDLGCGHGIPIAAMMTERSFTLTGVDRSERLLSLARRAMPQQEWIQSELESFEPAGHYHGVIIWDSMFHLPRHEHLTLLGKVFEALEPEGVVILSSGGSDTDLPPFTDIMLGHEFFYDAFPVPVLLRHCREMGFRILRHELVNEPDGGRDKGRLGVVLQKSATR from the coding sequence ATGAAAACGGACTATGATGCCATTGCCGAGGATTGGAATCGGCTTCGCACGCATTTACCTGCGCCTGACCTTGCGCTGTTTGAACTGTTTCGCTGTTACATCCCGCCCCAAGGCCGAGTATTAGACTTGGGGTGTGGTCATGGTATTCCCATTGCGGCAATGATGACTGAGCGCAGCTTTACCCTGACGGGCGTTGATCGTTCTGAGCGGCTGTTAAGCCTTGCTCGAAGAGCTATGCCACAACAGGAATGGATTCAGAGTGAACTCGAATCGTTTGAGCCCGCAGGTCATTATCACGGCGTCATTATCTGGGACAGTATGTTCCACCTGCCACGCCATGAACATCTGACCTTGCTGGGTAAAGTCTTTGAAGCCTTGGAACCCGAAGGTGTGGTGATTTTGTCGAGCGGTGGTAGCGATACGGATCTGCCGCCTTTTACCGATATCATGTTAGGGCATGAATTCTTCTATGATGCTTTCCCGGTTCCGGTGTTGCTGCGCCATTGCCGGGAAATGGGTTTTCGGATTCTGCGCCATGAACTGGTCAACGAACCGGATGGCGGCAGAGACAAAGGAAGATTGGGTGTTGTGTTGCAAAAATCGGCAACTCGCTGA
- a CDS encoding GNAT family N-acetyltransferase, producing the protein MQVEYFSERQISVDQFITLLNETSLGPRRPMEDRECIEGMLNHCDLLVTAWMGDRLVGVARSVTDFCYCCYLSDLAVSEQVQAQGIGKGLIRHTFAALKPGCRVILLAAPQAVDYYPKIGFTQHGSAWTMLSAEELK; encoded by the coding sequence ATGCAGGTGGAATACTTTTCCGAACGTCAAATCAGCGTTGATCAATTCATCACGCTGCTGAATGAAACATCGTTGGGCCCTCGCCGGCCAATGGAAGATCGCGAGTGTATTGAAGGTATGCTGAACCACTGTGATTTACTCGTGACCGCCTGGATGGGTGACAGGTTGGTGGGCGTTGCTCGTTCGGTAACAGATTTCTGTTATTGCTGCTATCTGTCTGACCTGGCAGTTTCTGAACAGGTTCAGGCTCAGGGTATTGGCAAAGGGCTCATTCGACATACTTTCGCTGCGCTTAAACCTGGTTGCCGAGTCATTCTGCTGGCTGCGCCGCAAGCGGTGGATTATTACCCGAAGATTGGCTTCACCCAACATGGCAGCGCGTGGACGATGCTGTCGGCCGAGGAACTCAAATAA
- a CDS encoding peroxiredoxin, whose protein sequence is MIEQGQHLPEGTLSQLTKDGMVNHNVKELFAGKKVVLFAVPGAFTPTCSEAHLPGYVVQADKLKEKGVDIIACVAVNDAFVMKAWGEAQNASELMMLADGDASFTKALGLEMDTAGFGGVRSQRYAMIIEDGVVTTLNVEAPKSFEVSKVEAILEAL, encoded by the coding sequence ATGATCGAACAAGGACAACACCTGCCAGAAGGTACACTGAGCCAGCTAACGAAAGACGGTATGGTTAACCACAACGTTAAAGAACTGTTTGCCGGCAAAAAAGTGGTACTGTTTGCTGTACCAGGTGCCTTCACGCCAACCTGTTCAGAAGCACACCTACCAGGTTACGTCGTTCAAGCAGACAAACTGAAAGAAAAAGGCGTCGACATCATCGCCTGTGTTGCGGTAAACGATGCATTCGTCATGAAAGCTTGGGGCGAAGCGCAAAACGCATCTGAACTGATGATGCTGGCAGACGGCGATGCAAGTTTCACGAAAGCACTGGGTCTGGAAATGGACACCGCTGGCTTTGGCGGCGTACGCTCACAACGTTACGCGATGATCATTGAAGACGGCGTTGTGACGACTCTGAACGTAGAAGCGCCAAAATCGTTTGAAGTGAGCAAAGTTGAAGCGATTCTAGAAGCGCTATAA
- a CDS encoding EamA family transporter, protein MDIRSVLGSLLVVLIWGLNFSVIKFGLEELPPIMFSGLRFLIVAIPAVFFIPFPKTSIWNVIGVGVFLGVLKFSFLFVAMKSDASAGISSLLLQAQVIFTVLLSVLLLKEKITKAQFFGIAIAAIGFSLFFFTANGNVTLTGVTLILCAALFWSISNLIMKRIKNVNLLHFMVWASLVPPLPLFAISYLVETRDPLAVLAATSVQAWWSVIYVGYISTLVAFAIWGWLLNHYPSASVTPFALLIPVVGMVSSSLLLDETMSHLEVMGAVLILCGLSVSVLGGMVIKMLARRAPKAALSKSE, encoded by the coding sequence ATGGATATTCGAAGTGTATTGGGATCATTGCTGGTGGTGTTGATTTGGGGACTGAATTTCTCGGTCATCAAATTTGGCCTTGAAGAATTACCGCCCATCATGTTTTCAGGATTGCGATTCTTGATTGTCGCGATTCCGGCCGTGTTTTTTATTCCCTTCCCGAAAACGTCGATATGGAATGTCATTGGTGTAGGGGTGTTCCTCGGCGTGTTGAAATTCAGCTTCCTGTTCGTCGCGATGAAAAGTGATGCCTCAGCGGGTATCTCATCGCTGCTGCTTCAAGCGCAGGTGATTTTCACTGTGCTTCTCAGTGTGCTGTTACTTAAAGAAAAGATCACCAAAGCACAGTTTTTCGGGATTGCGATCGCGGCGATCGGTTTTAGCCTGTTTTTCTTTACCGCTAACGGCAACGTAACACTGACTGGCGTGACACTGATTTTATGCGCGGCCTTGTTCTGGTCGATTTCCAACCTGATCATGAAACGGATTAAAAACGTCAATCTGCTGCATTTCATGGTTTGGGCGAGTTTGGTTCCGCCACTACCGCTGTTTGCTATCTCGTATCTGGTCGAAACTCGTGACCCGCTGGCAGTACTGGCTGCGACCAGTGTGCAGGCCTGGTGGTCAGTGATTTACGTTGGTTACATTTCTACTTTGGTGGCGTTCGCCATCTGGGGTTGGCTGTTGAATCATTACCCGTCCGCATCGGTGACACCTTTTGCGCTGTTGATCCCGGTGGTGGGGATGGTAAGTTCCAGCTTGTTGCTGGATGAAACCATGAGTCACTTGGAAGTGATGGGAGCGGTTCTGATTTTATGCGGATTATCGGTATCGGTACTCGGCGGCATGGTGATAAAAATGCTTGCCCGGCGTGCTCCGAAGGCTGCGCTCAGTAAGTCGGAATAA
- a CDS encoding GFA family protein encodes MIKQVGPTVIREKHRATCHCGAVELELSLPDGIVDPRRCDCSICRRKGAIVASVTLDAIRIVKGQEALRLYQFNTQTAKHYFCSVCGIYTHHQRRSNPHQYGYNVGCLEGVNPFDLGDVVTNDGVNHPADR; translated from the coding sequence ATGATCAAACAAGTCGGCCCAACGGTTATTCGGGAAAAACATCGTGCAACCTGCCATTGCGGCGCTGTCGAGTTGGAACTCAGCTTGCCTGATGGCATTGTGGATCCACGCCGTTGCGATTGTTCTATTTGTCGCCGTAAAGGGGCCATTGTGGCATCGGTGACACTGGATGCGATACGCATTGTGAAAGGGCAGGAAGCGCTGCGTCTCTATCAGTTCAATACTCAAACCGCGAAGCACTATTTTTGTTCGGTTTGTGGTATTTACACGCATCATCAGCGTCGCTCCAATCCCCATCAGTATGGTTACAACGTTGGTTGTCTGGAAGGGGTTAATCCTTTTGATTTGGGTGACGTTGTCACGAATGATGGTGTCAATCATCCTGCCGATCGTTAA
- a CDS encoding carboxymuconolactone decarboxylase family protein, whose protein sequence is MTHSRFTAGLAKLNEIDGDAGQKVMESLQGICPDLARFTVEYPFGDIYSREGLDLKSREIATVAALTALGNCTPQLKVHLNAALNVGCTEDELKEVILQMSVYAGFPAALNGMFAFKEVLAER, encoded by the coding sequence ATGACACACTCTCGTTTTACGGCCGGCCTGGCCAAACTCAATGAAATCGATGGTGACGCGGGTCAGAAAGTGATGGAAAGCCTGCAGGGTATCTGTCCTGATTTGGCGCGCTTTACGGTGGAATACCCGTTTGGCGACATCTACAGCCGGGAAGGGCTGGATCTTAAGTCGCGTGAAATTGCCACCGTCGCGGCGCTGACTGCTTTGGGCAATTGCACACCACAGTTAAAAGTGCATCTTAACGCCGCACTCAATGTCGGTTGCACTGAAGATGAACTTAAGGAAGTGATACTGCAAATGTCGGTTTATGCCGGGTTTCCCGCAGCATTGAACGGGATGTTTGCCTTTAAAGAGGTGCTGGCGGAACGATAA
- a CDS encoding MerR family transcriptional regulator, which translates to MNIKAFSELTGLSTYTLRYYEKIGLLKNVQRTPSGRRVYTSKEVDWVRFIVRLKETGMPLGDILQYAELRACGTVSHSERQQLLEEHRKQLKAHLDTQLSHLQALDRKIEWYKAQEIH; encoded by the coding sequence ATGAATATCAAAGCATTTTCCGAACTCACCGGGTTGAGTACCTATACACTGCGCTATTACGAAAAAATAGGCCTGCTGAAAAATGTCCAGCGGACACCGAGCGGACGCCGTGTTTACACCAGTAAAGAAGTCGACTGGGTACGGTTTATTGTCCGTTTAAAAGAGACCGGAATGCCACTGGGTGACATTTTGCAGTATGCAGAGCTACGAGCTTGTGGCACAGTAAGTCATTCGGAACGTCAGCAACTGCTTGAAGAACATCGAAAACAACTCAAAGCCCATCTGGACACTCAACTGAGCCATCTCCAAGCGCTGGACAGAAAAATCGAATGGTATAAAGCGCAGGAAATCCATTGA
- a CDS encoding GNAT family N-acetyltransferase, translating to MPPDPQLTYEAGRIACLETERLILRQWRDSDFPAFAKINADVLVMKHFPAVLSQAESDALAKRIQSLIAENGWGFWAVEYKETGDFLGFVGLHRQAETSALPFAPCVEIGWRLASPCWGQGIATEAARAALHFAFAVLDLRQVLAFTALTNQPSQRVMSKLGMQNCHADFLHPALPEGHPLQCHCLYHITREQWLTAS from the coding sequence ATGCCTCCTGATCCCCAGTTAACATACGAGGCGGGCCGAATAGCCTGCCTCGAAACGGAACGCCTTATTCTTCGTCAATGGCGTGACAGTGATTTCCCTGCCTTCGCTAAGATCAACGCTGATGTCCTGGTAATGAAACATTTCCCTGCCGTTTTGAGTCAGGCTGAGAGTGATGCTCTGGCGAAGCGAATTCAATCTTTGATTGCCGAAAATGGTTGGGGATTCTGGGCAGTCGAGTACAAAGAAACGGGCGATTTTCTCGGCTTTGTCGGTTTGCATCGGCAAGCAGAAACCAGCGCTCTGCCATTTGCGCCTTGTGTCGAAATTGGCTGGCGTCTGGCCTCACCTTGCTGGGGGCAGGGCATCGCAACCGAAGCCGCGAGGGCTGCACTCCACTTTGCCTTTGCTGTGCTTGACCTGAGGCAAGTGTTGGCATTCACTGCTTTAACTAATCAGCCATCGCAACGAGTGATGAGCAAATTGGGTATGCAAAACTGTCACGCAGATTTCCTTCATCCCGCCTTACCCGAAGGCCATCCGCTACAGTGCCATTGCCTTTACCACATTACCCGCGAACAATGGCTCACGGCCAGTTAG
- a CDS encoding GFA family protein translates to MDYPIEASCQCGQVSYKLHAAPKKVIACHCQECQKLSTAPFSVTAMIPADAIEFSGEMIKWGRIAASGNLNDGYSCSTCGNRIYQFNPAQPEIIKLKLKPVGLKDDTLFEPSAHVWISEKLSWVVLPEGVPTFDKQA, encoded by the coding sequence ATGGACTACCCAATAGAAGCGTCATGTCAGTGTGGCCAAGTGAGCTACAAACTTCACGCCGCGCCGAAAAAAGTGATTGCCTGCCATTGTCAGGAGTGCCAGAAGCTTTCGACGGCACCGTTTAGTGTGACTGCTATGATTCCCGCCGATGCGATTGAATTCAGCGGCGAAATGATCAAATGGGGACGTATTGCCGCCAGCGGTAATTTGAATGACGGTTATTCCTGCAGCACCTGTGGCAACCGTATTTACCAGTTCAACCCTGCGCAACCAGAGATCATCAAGCTCAAACTTAAACCTGTAGGCTTAAAAGACGACACGCTGTTTGAACCTTCGGCGCACGTCTGGATAAGTGAAAAACTGAGTTGGGTGGTGTTACCGGAAGGTGTGCCAACGTTTGACAAACAAGCTTGA